A genomic segment from Geitlerinema sp. PCC 7407 encodes:
- a CDS encoding allophycocyanin subunit alpha-B translates to MTVVSQVILQADDELRYPTAGELNSIKDFFQTGNQRVRIASILSENEKKIVQEASKQLWQKHPDYIAPGGNAYGQRERALCLRDYGWYLRLITYGVLSGSKDPIEKIGVIGAREMYNSLGVPVTGMADAIRSLKKAALGLLTDEDAAEASAYFDFLIQGMSQPYMM, encoded by the coding sequence ATGACTGTAGTTAGCCAAGTAATTTTGCAAGCCGACGACGAGCTGCGCTACCCGACCGCTGGCGAACTGAATAGCATCAAAGACTTTTTTCAAACCGGCAATCAGCGCGTGCGCATCGCCAGCATTCTTTCTGAGAACGAGAAAAAGATTGTCCAGGAAGCCAGCAAGCAACTGTGGCAAAAGCACCCCGACTACATCGCGCCTGGCGGCAACGCCTATGGTCAGCGGGAACGGGCGCTTTGTCTGCGGGACTACGGCTGGTATCTTCGCCTGATCACCTACGGGGTGCTCTCGGGCAGCAAAGATCCCATTGAAAAAATTGGTGTGATCGGCGCACGGGAAATGTACAACTCTCTGGGCGTGCCGGTAACGGGCATGGCCGATGCGATCCGCAGCCTCAAGAAAGCAGCCCTGGGCTTGCTGACCGACGAGGATGCCGCTGAAGCGAGCGCCTACTTCGATTTTCTGATCCAAGGCATGTCTCAACCCTACATGATGTAG
- a CDS encoding NACHT domain-containing NTPase — MTGFERIVIQAASMGLASIMNRAVFEGGGRLLQWVRSLDETPERILALAAEQYVHNYAGRHGQLKVLGMREPVPLETIYTTVQFLDRAGMRWYDSIESLEQAYRRSGRRGFQPKAASRLDGITVANEKPYLMVLGGPGAGKSTFLRKIGLEALKGVQGAYLHECIPVLLELKNFANGCANLEEAIAQEFQICGFPSSEEATRKLLEAGKLLLLFDGLDEVPTKNTDEAICQIQDFVDRYDQNRFIISCRVAAYRHNFRRFSDVAMADFDLAQIQQFINNWFHSEMDRAAGTAQKCWELLHKPENAAAKELAHTPLLLTLLCLVYDHSQNFPTNRSNLYRKALRILLEEWAAEKRIMREEIYQGLNTELEEILLAEIAYEGFQADRLFFSKREIVSQIKEFLTNNLNAPRHLDGERILDAIAIQQGILVERAEDVFSFSHLTLQEYLTAQHLDDHHQGAALVQRHLTDERWQEVFLLVAGLMRSGADDLLVRMERRSRRFLQTPRLQQLLMWADAMTQGTGGSMPPAAKRAALLFLVTVRDRALEVVRALDEDFARVLDLVQSLDLLRSPAAIAQVELARAMHQARTQDLTCVPDRPRARNRPIARTPRSLAQALTRAMAREFEQAHLCRHVNFKALIARLEALKLKEPHRSQPYEAQQSYSDRLSQLWLQALCLDPDCVNLTAAELAALDAYLYSHCLIARCQQAAVRVTPRTGQLIAAHLIRYVPPTRPPAP, encoded by the coding sequence ATGACTGGATTTGAGCGCATTGTGATTCAGGCGGCCAGTATGGGCTTGGCGAGCATCATGAATCGGGCCGTGTTTGAGGGAGGCGGGCGGCTCCTGCAATGGGTACGCAGCCTCGACGAGACGCCCGAGCGCATCTTGGCGCTGGCTGCGGAGCAGTATGTGCACAACTACGCAGGGCGCCACGGCCAGCTCAAGGTCTTGGGGATGCGCGAACCGGTGCCCCTCGAAACGATCTACACCACGGTGCAGTTTCTCGATCGGGCAGGTATGCGCTGGTACGACTCCATCGAGTCGCTGGAGCAGGCCTATCGGCGATCGGGGCGGCGAGGGTTTCAGCCCAAGGCTGCCTCGCGCCTGGATGGCATTACGGTGGCCAACGAGAAACCGTACCTGATGGTCCTCGGTGGTCCTGGTGCGGGCAAGTCCACGTTTCTGCGCAAGATTGGCCTCGAGGCCCTCAAGGGGGTCCAGGGAGCCTATCTGCACGAGTGTATTCCGGTGCTGCTGGAGCTGAAGAATTTTGCCAATGGCTGCGCGAACCTGGAGGAGGCGATCGCCCAGGAGTTCCAGATTTGCGGCTTCCCATCCTCCGAAGAGGCCACGCGCAAGCTGCTAGAGGCGGGCAAGCTGCTGCTGCTGTTTGACGGTCTCGACGAGGTGCCCACCAAAAACACTGACGAAGCCATCTGCCAAATCCAGGATTTTGTCGATCGCTACGACCAAAACCGCTTCATCATTTCCTGCCGCGTGGCGGCCTATCGCCACAATTTCCGCCGCTTTAGCGATGTGGCCATGGCGGATTTTGACTTGGCCCAGATTCAGCAATTTATCAACAACTGGTTTCACTCGGAGATGGACCGGGCCGCGGGCACAGCCCAAAAGTGCTGGGAGCTGCTCCACAAGCCGGAAAATGCGGCGGCGAAGGAGTTGGCCCATACGCCTTTGCTGCTGACGCTGCTGTGCCTGGTGTATGACCATTCCCAGAATTTCCCAACCAATCGCAGCAATCTCTACCGCAAGGCGCTGCGGATTTTGCTGGAGGAGTGGGCGGCCGAAAAGCGCATCATGCGGGAGGAGATCTACCAAGGCCTCAATACGGAGCTAGAGGAGATTTTGCTGGCGGAGATTGCCTACGAGGGATTTCAGGCCGATCGCCTGTTTTTCTCAAAACGAGAGATCGTCAGCCAAATCAAGGAATTTTTGACCAATAACCTGAATGCGCCGCGCCACCTGGACGGGGAGCGCATCCTGGACGCGATCGCCATTCAGCAGGGCATTTTGGTGGAGCGGGCGGAGGATGTCTTTTCGTTCTCGCACCTGACTTTGCAGGAATATCTGACGGCCCAGCACCTAGACGACCATCACCAAGGGGCAGCGCTGGTGCAGCGACACCTGACCGATGAGCGCTGGCAGGAAGTTTTTTTGCTGGTGGCGGGGCTGATGCGATCGGGGGCAGATGACCTGCTGGTGCGGATGGAGCGGCGCAGTCGGCGCTTTTTGCAGACGCCGCGCCTGCAGCAGCTGCTGATGTGGGCAGACGCCATGACCCAGGGCACGGGCGGCTCGATGCCGCCAGCGGCCAAGCGAGCGGCGCTGCTGTTTTTGGTGACGGTGCGCGATCGCGCGCTGGAGGTGGTCCGGGCCCTGGATGAAGACTTTGCGCGGGTGCTGGATCTGGTGCAGTCTCTGGATCTGCTGCGATCGCCCGCTGCGATCGCCCAAGTCGAGCTCGCCCGCGCCATGCACCAGGCCCGCACCCAAGACCTCACCTGTGTGCCCGACCGACCCCGCGCCCGCAATCGCCCGATCGCCCGCACCCCCCGCTCTTTGGCCCAGGCCCTGACCCGAGCCATGGCCCGCGAGTTCGAGCAGGCCCATCTCTGTCGCCACGTCAACTTCAAAGCCCTGATCGCCCGCCTGGAAGCCCTCAAGCTCAAAGAACCGCACCGCAGCCAGCCCTACGAAGCTCAGCAGTCCTACAGCGATCGCCTCTCGCAGCTCTGGCTCCAGGCCCTCTGTCTCGACCCGGACTGTGTCAACCTCACCGCCGCCGAGCTCGCCGCTCTCGACGCCTACCTCTACAGCCACTGCCTCATCGCGCGCTGCCAACAAGCCGCCGTGCGCGTCACTCCCCGCACCGGCCAGCTCATCGCCGCCCACCTAATTCGCTACGTTCCCCCCACCCGGCCCCCGGCCCCATAA